In the genome of Aphidius gifuensis isolate YNYX2018 linkage group LG6, ASM1490517v1, whole genome shotgun sequence, the window ACTAATATGTTCATCAtagagttttgaaaaaaattgatcctTCGTTGGTAAAGTAGGAAGGTTCAATTTCTCAAaacaatcaacaaaatcatatggaaaaattccttttttattcacgagactgaatttatttttatcagtgtaatatttttgagttatatatttttcatcatttgttaaatatgaggctaatttttcaatacttgAAGGCATAAATCtaaatgaatcaataaaacgAAGCTGCACGCGTGTACCTTTGACATACTTTGTAaatgagatatattttttttttattacggtAATAATGTCATCTGACCTGGAAACTGAGTtgctaattgttttaaaataaaatgagaatcATAACTTGACGTATTAAGCGACACTACATTTATAATACACGactcttgataatttatattacagcTGTTGTGTGCCCAACCTCTGTAGCGCATTAggaaatgatgatgatgatcctgaactttgggttttttttctgtgaattttttattacaaatataacaaAACTGTGCTCTATTAAACTCAGCTTGTTCTTGTGGGGAAGTAATCATTCGATTATTTTCACTGAGTATAGcatcaacattttttaatattttatatatctcaTTAATGAACCACTCAATACAATCATTAGCacgatatattttatgttttgataAAGAGTCATCATAGTCACACTTTAAATAATAGCCTATACTGAATGGTATATGACTTTGCACATCAACACTTTTTCTTTGCACACTATCTTCATTCTTTTCCACTTTTTTAAGCAAACACTCTATGTCCATGTAAACAACAAACGGCACTCTTAactgatatttataatttttaaattttaaaatattattttgttttataggCAGTTCGATACGCGACTTATTGACGTTAAAACATGCAAgtttatgattaaaataagATGATTCAACTTGAAAACTGCACAAGCAACgatcacaaaataattttttacttttgtgtTTTGACAATTGTGATGACAGCAACATTGACATATTATGAATCCAAGTATAATGATATTCATCTGGAAtgtattcatcatcattatcatcttcttccttttcttcttcttcttcttcttcttctatttcgtcatttttttgttgcattaaaagatgaattaattcaattgttttttttacataaactttattgaaatttaaattttttgttggctCGATTGGTGTATATTCACTCAAGTGATATggcacaattattttttgttttttaccatttttttctattattttattattttcatttttattatattcgatGCCATATACTGATATCGATAAAtcgtttactttttcaaattttttaatattctgtAATGAcattggaaaattaaattgttgatataataaaatatttttaaatggatcTTTACCATTGTTAGGTGGCTTGTACTTGCTCATACGCTCAGGGTGatctttaaaattatacatgGCTGCTAAAATTGACCACAGAAAACAGTATTCATCATCGTTTTTTACGTTTATTATTGCATGTTTCACTTTGAGCCATTTCGGTAATTCTACAAATGAATTACCACCCTTAAGTGGTTTGTATACATTGATTTGAATTTCcatgttatttatttcatgaagCGTCCAACCTGAGCCTTGCATTTCAATATCATCTTTTCGCGCAtttaattcattgaattttgcTGTAAACAATTCTTCCATATCTGTTGATGGTAATATTATCATGTTTCCGGTATGAAGATATTTTGTATCAATTGTCTCATTGTCTTGtttggaaattttaaatttgcatgATAAAGCACAACTTTATAAGAGTTTGTACTTTCCATtgccaaatttaattttgctatGAGCAATGTTTTAACATCATTACAAAAAGCCTGAACGTCAACATGTTGCAAATTGATTACTGCGCATGTGCGCATATTTGAatcaaataaacttgaaacTTCTTGCCATCTTACTCTAGCACTAATATTTTCACTTtcactatcattattattattaacattttcatAGTCACTATCATCATTTAAACCAGAACCAActttaattagtaatttttcaatttttagcaATGCCCGCTTTGCATATATTAGagaagttgaaaattttttccgCTCGTTATACTCCAAGGTTTCATTCTTCATAATAtcattatattcaacaattcgACAAGATAAATCATCGATTGATTCACAAATTGTATCTCTGTTGGCACTATTCCGCGATAAGTTAATGAacatattatcataaaaagcACGCTGCTCTTTATAACTTTTCATTGGCATATTCGcgtatattatcattaattcaGCCATGTTTTAAAAAGTATGAAAATACTGTATCAAGTAgcaggaaataaaaaaactataaaccCCTTCTGAGAGATTTAGAAAGaactgatatatttaattgttttgagAGCCCTTATATACGTACAATGGgagtgaaattattttatttttaagaggTGTGTGACATTTTCATAGaatttttgtcttgaaaatatttatcggaaaataaataaaacatttttgcTTCCTTCAAGACattttttgtgaataatagacaatattatttacaacttttatcattttacattGTCTTGATTATTCACTGTGATGGAATTTTGAGAAGAAAAAAGctattggaaaaattttatcatttgtttactTGACAGTTTTTATGTGCGGCAGTGGTGAGTAATTCTAAACAAGTTTCATCTTGTAAATTTGGCCTTCAATTATTCAAGCATaacgagataaaaatattgagaaaattttaacattgtttatttacaggaaaataaaagtattgtaAAGATATTATAGTATGTAAGAGAAAAACTTTTCATTTGTTTAGGACGAGAGATTCTCAAAGCATCATCTTAGCATGTGactgtatgtgtgtgtgtagatGTACAATTTTGCATGAAACAtaggaaatatatattttctatgttGGCTAGTGACACATAATTCCAACAAGCTCCTCCAGGTATAATGAGAATGGATCATTGCAAACGTTTTATCTCTTGTTTACGTCAACAAACCTCGCATAGTAAACAGTTTTACATATCTAATTTTCAGAATTATAAGTCATTTTGAAAAATGCTTTCCATGAAAAACAAACTTACTATTtccatcatcataataatgatCCCCACTTAAGCCCTTATTTTGGGATATATAAGCCGAGTACAACTGCGAAAATATCAAATCAGTTTGGGACTTGCTGAAAACTGTGAACCAGGAGCTGCAGAAAAACTTGGACAAGATGATTCAcgaattttataacaatgagGTAAGTGATAtatcaacattttaaattatttattagtatttataaatttatcattctatgtgtctaatttatttattaatgtattttcaatttgttaatttattaatttttttgatttttagttGGATCGACTTTCCACCCAAATTGCACCACTGATTGTTATTGAGGGAGAGTATCGAGAGGATGAGCGTTCTGGAGTTTCATATGATTTACACATGCGAgaggataatttaaaaatggtaatattcgattttttatgcataattatatttaatcattatatttgttttaataaatatcgtTTCTCAGATTGAATATAATCTTTTATCAATACATAGTTTAATGTATTCATCAAgactaatgaataattattgtaagtacttttttatatttaaattcaaagattttttctaaatcattaAACAtgtctataataataataataaactgcataaattttttatccacaGGTGGTTTCAATATTCATACAAAATGTATAGGAAATAATAGAACTCCAATCTCAACTATTTTGCCAGGTATAATTCGAatgttcataattttttatttggtttttataaaatataatttttattcattgtattaCAGATTACTGGAATGATGGCTCCATTTTCCCAGAAGAAGACGATTCACCAGTGGCACTTGATGAGTTGCAGTATGATGTGACTCTAGATggtaatatatacatatatatatatatatacacacacacataattattttcttcatattaATTACTCgatttaataatgttaattcttATGTTTTCAGGATACTATGAAATTTTTGATTCATTTGGAAGAAtgccaattattaatttttgtaagtatatttaaactgttcatataaataataaataaatcccataaaaaaaaaaataataataataataataataataataatagtaatccTTTATTTCACCCAACTGGTAATACAACCAAATTACAGGGTTTAACAtgtattattacatttaaatgaTATACAGAATTAGATAatcaaacatttaaattaatcaaactaATTATAACAAATCAAGAAATATTAAgcaagaataattttaaacaaaagaataatttttaaattagaaataaaatgaaaaatttgcaTTACATAaactaacaataataatagcaaaaatattagttatttatcaataaacaaacTCATTAGAGCAGCTAACCTTACAGATCTattcaatgttaaaaaattaatatcattatttatttttgataagttGTTAACAGCTGACATTAATGCATATGATGGCTTACTAACTAAATAATTAGAACTAGCTAGATGAGGATAAAAAGGCTGGGGCAATGCCCGCCCTTGTTTTAACTGTGGTACATAAATGTTCAAAAGACCAAGCAAGTCAGTACAATCAGTGACtccattaattaaatttaaacataatgAGGCAGTAATCAACTCTCTCCTTTTCTCTAAAGAAATCATACCTAATTTTTTACACATTAGAACATTATCAGTACCTTGAGGAAAGCTCTCATGACATTTCAACCAAAAAAACCGcctaataaattttctttgaattttttcaactttataaACCAGCTGTTTCGTGCTTGGATTCCAAATAACCCCACCATAATCAGTAATTGGTAAGACAAGACTATTATACAACAATTTTAGCGTTGAAATATCGCAAACTATCATTGCCTAATAATACACCCTAAAACTCATGGCATGGCAATCATTTGATCAATATGTACTTTAAACGTTAATTTTGAGTCAAACACTACACCAAGATCTCTTTTAACTATTGATCTTTTCAATACCAAgccatttaatttataatcatacAAAAtgcattttctttttcttgcaAAAGTGACGACTTCACATTTActctcattaatttttatttttttatcatcacagagtgatttaaataaattaattgagtcctgtaaatttattacatcATTCTCACTTCTAATCTCAAGATAAATTTTTGCATCATccgcaaaaaataaaatattacagttcattttaattatgatatcattaataaaaatcagaTAAAGTAAGGGGCCCAGGTTCGAGCCTTGAGGTACCTCTGAAGTGGgctcaaaaaaatttgatacaccaccatcaattttaacaaatgtTTTACGTTCTAAAAGATACGAAATAATAACTGAAATAAGTTGGTCAGGTACATTAATACTATTCAACGATTTAACTAACTCAACATGTGAAACTTTGTCAAAGGCCTTTGCAAAgtctgtatatataatatcaaccTGATATCCATTATCAAAcgcatttaatatatattctttaacaACCAAAAGATTAGTGACTGTAGACCTATTCTGTAGGAAACCATGCTGTTGAGAGGCCACAAATGGCTTAAagtatgataatataatttcatataaacatttttcaaaGACCTTTGACAATGAAGAAAGAATAGTAATTGGCCTGTAATTATGTACATCATTTTTACTACCTATACCTTTAAATATTGGAGTAACACatgctatttttaaatagtctggataaattttgcattttaaaCATGAATCAAAATAGTTTTGGTGGGTATGAAAACAAACTCATCACTACATACATTGGCAAACTTGCTGGCAAAGACCATCTTGACCAGTAGCTGGCCTTATGCTACAAGTGATTTTAATGACTTAAGAATAAGTTCAAcactaaataaacaatttataccTGTAGCTGAACTATTAAacatctttaaataattaatatcttgAGAACTAACTGGGTCATATACTGTACAAAAATAATCTGCAAACAACTGTGCAACTGTATCTAAATTACAAATGTATTCGTCATTTGATTTGATTACCCACTGTGAAACACGagtacttttttgttttttcataggacactaataattcaataattaattagttaataaaaaaaaataataattagtgtatatcaataaaaagcaaataatACTTCCTCAGTAACGGAGCAGAGGAAAAATTTTACAACCTTCCCCAGCGCCGCCTAGCGTtcgttataataataataatatttacttatttgttTATCTAACAATATAGCTCTCAGACCATCAGAAGGGGAAGAAGAAGCATTGGAGCAAGAGAGAAACATCATCAgagaacaacaaaaaaaactggaGAGAGCTGCCatagaattaataataattaattaattaataataataatatttacttatttgttTATCTAACAATATAGCTCTCAGACCATCAGAAGGGGAAGAAGAAGCATTGGAGCAAGAGAGAAACATCATCAGagaacaacaagaaaaactGGAGAGAGCTGCCATAGAATTcgacaatatatataacagtCAAATGGAGATtgcaaattgtttaaaaaaggatgatgatgatgttgtatttatagaagaaataatttctgttaatgatgatgataataataataataattggcaTAATGATTGTACAATACTCGAATGAATCAtgcaaaattgaataaatatttgatattaaatttataatttttcagtcattgttttttttttattattaataaatatatccatcataaatttatatttttagtcattgtttcaattattattaataaatatatccataataaataaatatcatccaatcacagtgtatatatatatatagataatagTAATCACTGAATTACCAACATTCAAAATGGCCGACTTTTGAATATACAGATATACCAACTCCCCACGTTACCGA includes:
- the LOC122859865 gene encoding uncharacterized protein LOC122859865, translated to MIHEFYNNELDRLSTQIAPLIVIEGEYREDERSGVSYDLHMREDNLKMIEYNLLSIHSLMYSSRLMNNYCGFNIHTKCIGNNRTPISTILPDYWNDGSIFPEEDDSPVALDELQYDVTLDGYYEIFDSFGRMPIINFSLRPSEGEEEALEQERNIIREQQEKLERAAIEFDNIYNSQMEIANCLKKDDDDVVFIEEIISVNDDDNNNNNWHNDCTILE